In one window of Brassica rapa cultivar Chiifu-401-42 chromosome A07, CAAS_Brap_v3.01, whole genome shotgun sequence DNA:
- the LOC103831876 gene encoding protein STRICTOSIDINE SYNTHASE-LIKE 12 — MTSSVFLISLLLLSLSSAVFSDDASFQKLPIPGKRSGPEAFAFDTIGKAFFTGVSGGKILKYTADKGFEDFAEITTTSNSSWCNGIIGTALAGKCGRPAGIAFNPKTGDLYVADAPLGLHVIPPAGGLATKIADSVDGKPFKFLDGLDVDPTTGVVYFTSFSSKFSPSEVLIAVGLKDASGKLFKYDPATKAVTVLMEGISGGAGCAVSSDGSFVLVTEFIKSNIKRYWITGPKAGSTEDVTSSVSNPDNIKRIGATGNFWVASVKNKVVVPTDPSAVKIDYNGKVLQTISLKNEFGDTLLSEANELDGKLYIGTLTGPFAGIMKL; from the exons ATGACTTCGTCTGTCTTCTtgatttctcttcttcttctttctctttcatcGGCCGTTTTCTCCGATGACGCATCTTTCCAGAAACTCCCAATACCAGGGAAGAGGTCTGGCCCTGAAGCTTTTGCCTTCGATACCATCGGAAAAGCTTTTTTCACCGGAGTCTCCGGTGGTAAAATCCTCAAGTATACAGCCGACAAGGGTTTCGAAGATTTTGCCGAGATCACCACGACTTC GAATTCGTCATGGTGCAATGGAATAATTGGAACCGCTCTGGCCGGGAAATGTGGCCGACCTGCGGGGATAGCCTTCAACCCCAAAACAGGTGACCTTTACGTCGCTGATGCTCCATTGGGTCTTCACGTTATCCCTCCCGCCGGAGGGTTGGCCACAAAGATCGCCGATAGTGTCGATGGAAAGCCCTTCAAGTTCTTGGACGGTCTTGACGTTGATCCCACCACAGGCGTAGTCTACTTCACTTCTTTCAGCTCAAAGTTCAGCCCCAG CGAAGTGTTGATCGCAGTTGGACTAAAAGACGCGAGCGGAAAGCTCTTCAAATACGATCCAGCGACTAAAGCAGTGACGGTGTTAATGGAAGGTATAAGTGGTGGAGCTGGTTGCGCCGTGAGCTCAGATGGTTCGTTCGTGCTGGTTACGGAGTTCATAAAGAGTAACATCAAGAGATACTGGATCACAGGACCCAAAGCTGGATCGACGGAAGATGTCACAAGTTCTGTCTCGAACCCTGACAACATTAAGAGGATCGGTGCTACTGGAAACTTTTGGGTTGCTTCGGTCAAGAACAAGGTGGTCGTGCCAACGGATCCTTCGGCTGTGAAAATCGATTATAATGGAAAAGTTCTTCAGACCATTTCTCTCAAGAATGAGTTTGGGGACACTTTGCTTAGTGAAGCCAATGAGTTAGACGGCAAACTTTATATTGGGACACTTACTGGACCTTTTGCTGGAATCATGAAACTTTAA
- the LOC103831880 gene encoding 60S ribosomal protein L6-2, with translation MPAKERTAKVSRNPDLIRGIGKYSRSQMYHKRGLWAIKAKNGGVFPRHDAKSKADAPVEKPPKFYPAEDVKKPLANRRNPKPTKLRSSITPGTVLIILAGRFKGKRVVFLKQLPSGLLLVSGPFKINGVPLRRVNQSYVIGTSTKVDISGVSLDKFDDKYFGKVAEKKNKKGEGEFFQAEKEEKKEIPQGKKDDQKAVDAALIKAIEAVPELKTYLGARFSLKQGMKPHELVF, from the exons ATGCCGGCGAAAGAGAGGACGGCGAAGGTCAGCCGAAACCCTGATCTGATCAGGGGAATAGGTAAATACTCGAGGTCTCAGATGTACCACAAGAGAGGTCTGTGGGCTATCAAGGCCAAAAACGGCGGCGTTTTCCCTCGCCACGACGCCAAGTCCAAGGCTGATGCTCCGGTGGAGAAGCCTCCGAAGTTCTATCCAGCTGAAGACGTTAAGAAACCTCTTGCCAACAGACGCAACCCAAAACCCACCAAGCTCAG ATCAAGCATCACTCCAGGGACAGTGTTGATTATTCTTGCTGGTCGGTTCAAGGGCAAGAGAGTTGTCTTCTTGAAGCAGCTTCCTTCTGGTTTACTTCTTGTGTCCG GACCGTTCAAGATCAATGGTGTTCCTTTGAGACGTGTTAACCAGTCTTATGTGATCGGCACGTCCACTAAGGTTGACATCTCTGGAGTTAGCCTTGATAAATTTGATGATAAGTATTTTGGAAAAGTTGctgagaagaagaacaagaagggAGAAGGAGAGTTCTTCCAAGCAGAGAAAGAG GAGAAGAAGGAGATTCCACAAGGGAAGAAAGATGACCAGAAGGCTGTGGATGCAGCTTTGATCAAAGCCATTGAAGCAGTTCCAGAGTTGAAGACTTACTTGGGCGCCAGGTTCTCGTTGAAACAAGGGATGAAACCCCATGAGCTTGTTTTCTAG
- the LOC103831881 gene encoding transcription factor MYB122, whose translation MFSSKDHVLSFFDLSPDHNTKSFFFLFSSLSLSLSFSFSSFYCNDQKSRMVRTPCCRAEGLKKGAWTQEEDQKLIAYVQHHGEGGWRTLPDKAGLKRCGKSCRLRWANYLRPDIKRGEFSQEEEDSIINLHAIHGNKWSAIARRLPGRTDNEIKNHWNTHIKKRLIKKGIDPLTHKSLDQSETLPDKSIGHQEDDDQKSNNKKSLGPSSARFLNRVANRFGKRLDHSALSDIIGSGGPFTGHTTPTTSASECEKSISSLSTPNSSNLHMIHDATSLSSSTFSNDTSAQLVYDNIFDDIEDMTGFSSKILNDIVSHDDEDFLMLDESSSDNTLFMKELTMFLQGDKTETMSLNDSHLAPINVVDDYSFEGIDNWFG comes from the exons ATGTTCTCATCAAAAGATCATGTCCTTTCTTTCTTTGATCTATCACCAGACCACAACACaaaatctttcttttttcttttttcttctctctctctctctctctctttttctttctctagctTCTATTGTAACGATCAAAAATCAAGAATGGTACGGACACCGTGTTGCAGAGCAGAAGGGTTGAAGAAAGGAGCATGGACTCAAGAAGAAGACCAAAAGCTCATTGCATACGTTCAACATCACGGTGAAGGAGGTTGGCGAACCCTTCCCGACAAAGCTG gACTCAAAAGATGTGGAAAAAGCTGCAGATTGAGATGGGCCAATTACCTTAGACCTGACATTAAGCGTGGTGAGTTTAGCCAAGAGGAGGAAGATTCCATCATTAATCTCCATGCCATTCATGGCAACAA ATGGTCAGCCATAGCTCGTCGATTACCAGGAAGAACAGACAACGAGATCAAGAACCACTGGAACACTCACATCAAGAAACGTCTTATAAAGAAAGGCATCGATCCCTTGACCCACAAATCACTTGACCAATCCGAGACATTACCGGATAAAAGCATCGGTCATCAGGAGGATGATGATCAGAAGTCAAACAATAAAAAGTCCTTAGGGCCATCATCAGCTCGGTTCCTGAACAGAGTAGCAAACAGATTTGGTAAGAGACTCGACCACAGTGCTCTGTCTGATATTATTGGAAGTGGTGGCCCATTTACTGGTCACACTACTCCAACTACTAGTGCTTCTGAATGTGAGAAGTCAATAAGTTCTCTCTCCACACCAAACTCTTCGAATCTCCACATGATCCACGATGCAACATCTTTGTCCTCGTCTACGTTCTCTAACGATACCTCCGCTCAGTTAGTGTACGACAATATATTTGATGACATAGAAGATATGACGGGATTTTCATCAAAAATTTTGAATGATATTGTTTCTCATGATGATGAAGATTTCTTGATGTTGGATGAATCTTCTTCAGACAATACTTTGTTCATGAAGGAACTTACAATGTTTCTTCAAGGGGATAAAACTGAGACGATGTCGCTTAATGATAGCCACCTGGCGCCCATCAATGTTGTTGATGACTACTCCTTTGAAGGGATTGACAACTGGTTTGGATAA
- the LOC103831873 gene encoding protein STRICTOSIDINE SYNTHASE-LIKE 12-like: MLETQRVFILCFLLILFTSHSFVSALQTFQKIPLPPRASGPEAFAFDSHGGGPYTGVSGGKILKYQGPKLGFTEFAYITSIANKSLCDKAVGTFLGNICGRPVGLAFNEITGDLYIADAFLGLYLVSRRGGQAKRLADSAGGSPFKFLDGLDVDPVTGSVYFTSFSTRFGPSQLVLAVAVNDATGRFFRYDPKTKSVTVLLSGLSGSAGCAVSSDGEFVLVGEFLRNRILRYWIKGPKANTWEIFVPSIPGPDNIRKTDGGDFWIASNSVKLIVVPTEPSAVKVNAGGEIIRRMSLGEYYGDTLVSEVNEYKSVVYVGTLTTNFVGNM, encoded by the exons ATGTTGGAAACACAGAGAGTCTTCATCCTTTGTTTTTTGCTCATTCTCTTCACATCTCATTCTTTTGTCTCCGCTCTTCAAACCTTCCAGAAGATTCCTCTGCCACCAAGAGCCTCTGGTCCAGAAGCTTTTGCTTTCGATTCTCACGGTGGAGGACCTTATACTGGAGTCTCCGGCGGCAAGATCCTAAAATACCAAGGACCAAAACTTGGCTTTACAGAGTTCGCTTATATTACATCAATCGC GAACAAGTCACTGTGTGATAAAGCAGTAGGGACTTTTCTTGGTAACATATGTGGTAGACCAGTCGGTTTAGCTTTCAATGAGATAACCGGAGATTTGTACATAGCCGATGCATTCTTGGGTTTGTACCTGGTTTCACGCCGCGGAGGCCAAGCCAAGCGCCTAGCCGATAGCGCAGGTGGTTCACCTTTTAAATTCCTTGACGGTTTAGATGTAGATCCAGTCACCGGTTCGGTTTACTTCACATCTTTCAGCACAAGATTTGGCCCCAG TCAACTTGTCTTGGCGGTTGCTGTTAACGATGCAACGGGGAGGTTCTTTAGGTACGATCCAAAGACTAAAAGCGTAACCGTTTTGTTAAGCGGTCTAAGTGGCTCCGCCGGATGCGCCGTGAGCTCCGACGGAGAGTTTGTTCTGGTGGGAGAGTTCTTGAGGAATAGAATCTTAAGGTATTGGATCAAGGGTCCAAAAGCCAACACGTGGGAGATTTTCGTACCTTCGATCCCTGGTCCTGACAACATAAGGAAAACAGACGGTGGAGATTTCTGGATCGCTTCCAACTCCGTGAAGCTTATAGTAGTCCCTACCGAGCCGTCAGCGGTGAAAGTCAACGCCGGCGGTGAGATTATACGGCGTATGTCTCTAGGAGAATATTATGGAGATACGTTAGTTAGTGAAGTGAATGAATATAAAAGTGTTGTTTATGTCGGAACACTCACGACCAACTTTGTTGGTAACATGTAA
- the LOC103831877 gene encoding enolase 1, chloroplastic, with product MALTTKPHQLQRSFLSSNHRVSPQRYSESAPSCLSFRRTGVQCSVVSKECRVKGLKARQIIDSRGNPTVEVDLVTDDLYRSAVPSGASTGIYEALELRDGDKSVYGGKGVLQAIKNINELVAPKLIGVDVRNQADVDALMLELDGTPNKAKLGANAILGVSLSVCRAGAGAKGVPLYKHIQELSGTKELVMPVPAFNVINGGSHAGNSLAMQEFMILPVGATSFSEAFQMGSEVYHTLKGIIKSKYGQDACNVGDEGGFAPNVQDNREGLVLLIDAIEKAGYTGKIKIGMDVAASEFFTKDGRYDLNFKKQPNDGAHVLSAESLADLYREFIKDFPIVSIEDPFDQDDWSSWASLQSSVDIQLVGDDLLVTNPTRIAEAIKKKSCNALLLKVNQIGTVTESIQAALDSKAAGWGVMVSHRSGETEDNFIADLAVGLASGQIKTGAPCRSERLSKYNQLLRIEEELGNVRYAGEAFRSP from the exons ATGGCTTTGACCACCAAACCTCACCAACTCCAGAGATCTTTCCTCTCTTCCAACCACCGTGTCTCCCCTCAACGCTACTCTGAATCCGCGCCGTCATGCCTGAGTTTCCGCCGCACCGGTGTGCAATGCTCGGTGGTGTCTAAGGAGTGTAGAGTGAAAGGACTGAAAGCGAGGCAGATTATCGATAGCAGAGGCAATCCTACGGTGGAGGTTGATCTGGTCACCGATGATCTTTACCGTTCGGCTGTTCCGAGTGGTGCATCTACCGGGATCTACGAGGCGCTTGAGCTTAGAGATGGAGATAAGAGTGTATACGGTGGTAAAGGTGTCTTACAGGCTATTAAGAACATCAACGAACTTGTGGCGCCGAAACTCATCGGAGTTGATGTTAG gaaCCAAGCTGATGTTGATGCTCTTATGCTGGAACTGGATGGAACCCCGAACAAGGCGAAACTCGGGGCTAACGCTATACTAGGAGTATCACTAAGCGTTTGCAGGGCAGGTGCTGGAGCCAAAGGAGTGCCTCTCTACAAACACATCCAGGAACTCTCTGGAACAAAGGAGCTTGTTATGCCAGTTCCTGCTTTCAACGTCATCAATGGAGGCAGTCACGCTGGGAACAGTTTGGCTATGCAAGAGTTTATGATACTACCTGTAGGAGCAACTTCTTTCTCTGAGGCATTTCAGATGGGAAGTGAAG TTTACCATACGTTGAAAGGGATAATCAAAAGCAAGTATGGTCAAGATGCTTGTAATGTGGGAGATGAAGGAGGATTTGCTCCGAATGTTCAAGATAACAGGGAGGGACTAGTTCTGCTCATAGATGCTATTGAAAAAGCTGGTTACACCGGAAAG ATCAAAATAGGAATGGATGTAGCTGCGTCAGAGTTTTTCACGAAAGATGGTAGATACGATTTGAACTTCAAGAAGCAGCCCAACGATGGAGCTCATGTTTTGTCAGCTGAGAGTCTTGCTGACCTCTACAGAGAGTTCATCAAAGATTTCCCTATTGTATCTATCGAGGATCCTTTTGACCAGGATGATTGGAGCTCGTGGGCTTCGTTGCAATCCTCTGTTGATATCCAGCTCGTTGGTGATGACTTGTTGGTCACTAACCCCACGAGGATAGCTGAAGCTATCAAGAAAAAGTCTTGCAATGCTCTTTTGTTGAAG GTGAACCAGATTGGGACAGTGACTGAGTCAATTCAAGCAGCACTTGACTCCAAAGCTGCAGGCTGGGGTGTGATGGTTAGTCACAGGAGTGGAGAGACAGAGGATAACTTTATCGCTGATCTTGCTGTTGGTTTGGCAAGTGGACAG ATCAAAACTGGTGCTCCTTGCCGAAGTGAACGCTTGTCAAAATACAACCAG CTTCTCCGTATTGAAGAGGAACTCGGCAACGTGCGTTACGCCGGGGAAGCTTTCAGATCACCGTGA
- the LOC103831879 gene encoding uncharacterized protein LOC103831879 yields MAMTSTSSSTSLYPPAQQPQQPLVSNEIEPTATNANLVAAPNGPNHYSSGSIGPFFAVISVLVVLAVLSCFLGRICARRRRQRSGVVAEVNPLEMIKSRGPLGWLRRKWTRCLTGDVEAGAKVTDCTGKETPKDGDHNRLEAPPA; encoded by the coding sequence ATGGCAATGACTAGTACTAGTAGCAGCACTTCGTTGTATCCTCCGGCTCAACAACCGCAACAGCCATTAGTAAGCAATGAGATTGAACCTACGGCGACAAATGCTAATCTGGTGGCCGCACCAAACGGTCCAAACCACTACTCGTCCGGATCCATTGGACCCTTCTTTGCAGTCATCTCTGTTCTTGTCGTTCTTGCAGTTCTCTCCTGCTTCTTGGGCCGGATATGCGCACGGCGACGACGGCAGAGAAGTGGTGTAGTGGCTGAAGTAAATCCGTTGGAGATGATAAAGAGTCGTGGGCCTTTAGGGTGGCTGAGAAGGAAATGGACACGGTGCTTGACCGGAGACGTGGAGGCTGGAGCTAAAGTTACTGACTGCACCGGCAAAGAAACGCCTAAAGATGGTGATCATAATCGTCTAGAAGCTCCTCCAGCTTGA
- the LOC103831875 gene encoding protein STRICTOSIDINE SYNTHASE-LIKE 11 gives MNINLYKYLKSKEESSIKGNKNTKNQSYKNTDHKPQSSNKTKPTKVMTLSIFLISLLSLSPVVFSDDASFQKLPVPGNRSGTEAFAIDSTGKGFYTGVSGGKILSYTPGKGYIEFAYMTKSSKSQWCDGALGTANAGKCGRPAGLAFNDITRELYVADAVLGLHVVHAVFGSMAKKIADSVDGKPFVFLDGLDVDNTTGVVYFTSFSSKFSAGDVLKAVASKDATGKLFKYDPAKKVVTVLLEGLSGSAGCAVSSDGSFVLVGQFTKSNIKRYWIKGPKAGSSEDFTNAVSNPDNIKRIGSTGNFWVASVVSTATGITNPSAVKVNSDGKVLQTISLKDEFGDTLVSEVNESQGKLYIGTLFGPFSGILKL, from the exons ATGAATATTAATCTCTATAAATACTTGAAATCAAAAGAAGAAAGTTcaataaaaggaaataaaaataccaaaaatcaAAGCTATAAAAATACAGACCACAAGCCACAATCTagcaacaaaacaaaaccaacaaAAGTTATGACGTTATCTATCTTCTTgatttctcttctctctctttcgcCGGTTGTATTCTCCGATGACGCATCTTTCCAAAAACTTCCGGTGCCGGGAAATAGGTCAGGCACTGAAGCTTTCGCCATTGATTCCACCGGAAAAGGTTTCTATACCGGAGTATCCGGTGGTAAAATCCTCAGCTATACTCCAGGGAAAGGTTATATCGAGTTTGCCTATATGACGAAATCCTC GAAGTCGCAATGGTGCGATGGAGCCCTTGGAACTGCTAATGCCGGAAAATGCGGCCGGCCTGCGGGATTAGCATTCAACGACATTACAAGAGAGCTCTACGTGGCCGATGCTGTATTGGGTCTTCACGTCGTCCATGCTGTCTTCGGCAGTATGGCCAAGAAGATAGCCGACAGTGTTGACGGCAAACCGTTCGTGTTTCTCGATGGTCTCGACGTTGATAACACTACCGGCGTCGTCTATTTCACTTCCTTCAGCTCAAAATTTAGCGCTGG CGATGTGTTGAAAGCAGTGGCATCAAAAGACGCTACTGGAAAACTCTTCAAATACGATCCAGCAAAAAAGGTTGTGACTGTATTGCTAGAAGGTCTAAGCGGCTCAGCTGGTTGTGCCGTCAGCTCAGATGGTTCGTTCGTGCTGGTTGGTCAGTTCACCAAGAGTAACATCAAGAGGTATTGGATCAAGGGACCTAAAGCTGGTTCTTCTGAAGACTTCACCAATGCTGTCTCGAACCCTGACAATATCAAGAGAATCGGTTCTACTGGAAATTTTTGGGTTGCTTCCGTTGTGAGCACAGCCACAGGAATAACAAATCCGTCGGCAGTTAAAGTTAATTCTGATGGCAAAGTGCTTCAGACAATTTCGCTTAAGGATGAGTTTGGGGATACTCTGGTCAGTGAGGTTAATGAGTCCCAAGGAAAGCTTTATATTGGAACTTTATTTGGTCCTTTTTCCGGAATCCTTAAGCTTTAA